The following are from one region of the Nostoc cf. commune SO-36 genome:
- a CDS encoding aliphatic sulfonate ABC transporter substrate-binding protein yields MIKRRRFLNVATSSLGGFSMPYLLGSCSQQNVASTSGNSISLGIKTKVLRMGYQSAGDLFRNRQVLEKRLEPLGIKVEWAQFVQGPQLMEGMAAKRVDVGSVGETPPIFAQVAGSDLVYVVGTQRTTRTGTSSVIAVPPESPLQKFEDIKGQEVYFQKGSASHYFILRALQSIGLTIKDIKIKSMATIEARGAFLEGRIPVWMTGDPHYAIAQKMGRIRVLRDSVGLDSPGGYYIADRKFAQENPGLLKIIIEELHALDKWAEANRNEVKKLMIATQKLDEDVADKVMSRRTFAGRRGLSPELIAEQQRVADLFFKEGVIPKKINIQDALLPPDLYAAITPPEIMV; encoded by the coding sequence ATGATTAAACGCCGTCGTTTTCTAAATGTTGCTACATCTAGTCTGGGCGGTTTTTCTATGCCATATTTGTTGGGAAGTTGTAGCCAACAGAATGTAGCAAGTACTAGTGGCAATTCAATTTCCCTTGGGATAAAAACGAAAGTTCTCCGCATGGGTTATCAGAGTGCAGGGGATCTGTTCAGAAATCGGCAAGTTTTAGAGAAACGCTTGGAGCCACTGGGAATCAAGGTGGAATGGGCGCAATTTGTCCAAGGGCCACAACTGATGGAAGGTATGGCTGCGAAAAGAGTTGACGTAGGATCAGTAGGAGAAACGCCGCCAATTTTTGCCCAAGTCGCTGGTTCAGACCTTGTTTATGTCGTCGGTACACAAAGAACCACAAGAACAGGAACAAGTAGTGTAATTGCTGTACCTCCAGAGTCTCCCCTTCAGAAATTTGAGGATATCAAGGGGCAAGAAGTTTATTTTCAAAAAGGCTCGGCATCGCACTATTTTATTCTTAGAGCTTTGCAGTCCATCGGCTTGACAATTAAGGATATCAAAATCAAAAGTATGGCGACTATCGAAGCGCGGGGTGCATTTCTCGAAGGGAGAATTCCCGTTTGGATGACAGGAGATCCCCACTATGCGATCGCTCAAAAGATGGGTCGAATTCGTGTCCTCAGAGATTCTGTTGGGCTAGATTCTCCTGGGGGCTATTATATTGCTGATAGGAAGTTTGCCCAAGAAAATCCTGGCTTACTAAAAATTATCATTGAAGAACTTCACGCTCTTGATAAGTGGGCAGAGGCGAATCGAAATGAAGTGAAAAAGTTGATGATCGCAACACAAAAGCTCGATGAGGATGTGGCCGACAAGGTAATGTCTCGTCGCACTTTCGCAGGACGCAGAGGCTTAAGTCCTGAACTGATAGCAGAACAACAGCGTGTAGCAGATTTATTCTTTAAAGAGGGTGTCATACCGAAGAAAATCAATATTCAGGATGCTTTACTTCCGCCTGATTTGTATGCTGCAATCACACCGCCAGAAATTATGGTCTAG
- a CDS encoding aldo/keto reductase produces the protein MTLPTTKLGQTGLTVSRLCLGTMTFGLQTDEETSKQILDTAADAGINFLDTADVYPLGGGLATAGSTEEIIGRWLKGKREHFILATKAVGKVGPAPWDQGASRKHILDAIDASLRRLGTDYVDLYQLHSDDASTPLDETLEALDTVVRAGKVRYIGVSNFLAYRLARALGRAEVRNLTRFVSIQPRYNLLFREIERELLPLAKEEGLGVIPYNPLAGGLLTGKHNLTQGPTAGTRFTLGAAAERYQERYWRDREFNTVEELRTVAEFAGLSLTTLAVAWVLANPIITAPIIGASRPEQLADTLKAVELKLDDNLKQKLDDITTEYRRGDSLR, from the coding sequence ATGACATTACCAACTACCAAGCTCGGTCAAACTGGATTGACTGTTTCCCGTCTCTGTCTCGGTACAATGACTTTCGGATTGCAGACAGACGAAGAAACTTCCAAACAAATCCTTGACACCGCCGCCGATGCGGGAATCAACTTTTTGGATACAGCTGATGTTTATCCACTTGGGGGTGGGCTAGCTACAGCTGGAAGTACCGAAGAAATCATTGGGCGCTGGCTCAAAGGCAAACGCGAACATTTTATTTTGGCTACCAAAGCTGTAGGTAAAGTTGGCCCTGCACCTTGGGATCAGGGTGCTTCGCGCAAACACATTTTGGATGCGATCGATGCTTCCCTCAGACGACTGGGAACTGATTATGTTGACCTGTACCAATTGCACTCTGATGATGCTTCAACTCCTCTCGATGAAACCTTAGAAGCATTAGATACAGTAGTTCGTGCTGGCAAGGTACGCTACATTGGGGTTTCTAACTTCTTAGCTTACCGACTCGCCCGCGCCTTGGGTCGCGCCGAAGTGCGAAATCTGACTCGCTTCGTCTCGATTCAACCCCGCTATAATTTGTTGTTCCGCGAAATTGAGCGAGAACTTTTGCCCTTGGCGAAAGAAGAAGGATTAGGTGTAATTCCTTACAATCCCTTAGCAGGTGGTCTACTCACTGGTAAACACAATCTGACTCAAGGCCCCACCGCAGGGACTCGTTTTACTCTTGGTGCTGCCGCAGAACGTTATCAAGAACGATACTGGCGCGATCGCGAGTTCAATACTGTGGAAGAATTACGCACAGTGGCGGAATTTGCTGGATTGTCGCTCACTACCCTAGCGGTAGCTTGGGTGCTGGCTAATCCGATTATTACTGCCCCTATTATTGGTGCTAGTCGTCCAGAACAACTTGCTGACACCCTCAAAGCTGTAGAACTAAAACTCGACGACAATTTGAAACAAAAACTCGACGACATCACCACCGAATATCGCAGGGGAGATTCTCTGCGTTAG
- a CDS encoding carboxylesterase family protein, giving the protein MTIEHRSASLPYLFSPVSEEANKPAPLVLFLHGARDRGTDINVLLKWGLPRFVDSSSPLPYVFAAPQLPEGQTWVDRESDVIALLDNLITSQPIDPSRVILSGFSLGTAGAWHIAASHPTRFAGLVAVSGRVPKTLEPSQLAALKEIPIQIFQGAKDEKLPIEDTQQIVDILRGVGGRVDFTVLPEGDHFIADEVYSDSKLQQWLISQSRRTSVAV; this is encoded by the coding sequence ATGACTATCGAACACCGTTCCGCTTCACTGCCTTATCTTTTCTCGCCTGTCTCTGAAGAAGCAAATAAACCTGCACCACTCGTATTGTTTTTGCATGGCGCACGCGATCGCGGTACAGATATAAATGTACTACTCAAATGGGGTTTACCTCGTTTCGTGGATTCATCCAGCCCCTTACCTTATGTCTTTGCAGCTCCCCAGCTTCCTGAAGGACAAACCTGGGTAGATCGAGAATCTGACGTAATTGCTTTGTTGGATAATCTCATTACCTCCCAACCCATAGATCCGTCCCGTGTGATTTTATCTGGATTCAGTTTAGGTACGGCTGGGGCATGGCATATCGCTGCTTCTCATCCTACTCGCTTCGCTGGTTTGGTAGCAGTGTCTGGTCGTGTACCCAAAACATTAGAACCAAGCCAACTAGCCGCACTCAAAGAAATTCCTATCCAAATATTCCAAGGTGCAAAGGACGAAAAACTGCCGATTGAAGATACACAGCAGATTGTCGATATCTTGCGCGGAGTGGGGGGAAGAGTAGATTTTACTGTACTGCCGGAAGGCGATCATTTTATTGCCGATGAAGTCTACAGTGACTCGAAATTGCAACAATGGCTAATTTCACAAAGTCGTCGTACTTCTGTAGCTGTCTGA